The segment CCCAAACCCACACCCCTACTCCCCCTCCAACAAGGAACCTCCACCCCCAATTCCCTCCCAGTCCAAACGCTCACCCCAGCCACCCGGTTACCTGCACCCCTCCTCAGCCATCCCTAACTCTCCCCAAGCCAGTGACGTGCCCCCCACCTCTAacgtcacagaatcatctcagttggaaaggaccttgaagatcatctagtccaaccgttaacccagcgctgaccgttcccaactccaccagatccctcagcgctgggtcaacccgactcttcaacccctccagggatggggactccccccctgccctgggcagcccattccaacgcctgactacccgttctgtaaagaaatacttcctaatagctagtctaaaccttccctggcgcagcttgaggccattccctcttgtcctatcacttattacttgattaaagaggctcatccccagctttctgcccACCCGCACCCCTAATACCCCCCCCAACGCCCGCGGCCCCCTCAGCCCAGCTACAAACCCCTCAATTCCCCACCCTGGCACTCCTAAGCCCCACTCCAGGCGCTTCGAAAGCCCTTCACCCCCCCCTCAAACACTCACCCCCCCGGCCGTACGTGCCCCTCAGCCCCGCTCCCATCGCGGTAGCCGCTCCTCAGGCCTCTCACCCCCGCTCCCGCCGTTACCCTCAGGCGCCCGGGaccctttttcctcctccctgacCCCGCTCCCCGTTCCCGGACCTGACGGCGTGGACGTGTCCGTCGAGCTGCCGCACCGCCGGCCGCAGAAACTGCAACAACCCCTCAGCAAACAGCTcccgcgccgccgggccgccgctccccgccgccatcttggcgcCGCCAGAGCCGCGGAGGCCGCCGGGAAATGGCAGCAGCGCGGAGGCTGCCGGGAAATGGAGTCGGCGGGGCGGGAAAAGCCGCTTCAGCGCCGCGGGGGCCGCTGGGAAATGTAGTCCCTGGGGGGCACATCTTGGGGCGCGGCCCTCGCCCTCCGCAGCGCCGAGCACCCGCGGGAAGCGCAGACAGAGCCACGCGGCACAACCCAAACCCGTTCATGAAATAACGGTTAAAACCATCCCCCACTGCGTGTTTtcggtactttttttttttttttttttggctttttcttacaaaaattaaattaagaggGGCGGGGGTCAGCCCAAGGGGCCCGGCTCGGCGGCGGGCATGGTGTGCAGGACCTCGTCCAGCAGCTGCAGGGCGCGATGGAGGTGCACCTCGATCCAGCACGGCGTGTGCTTGATGCTCTGCCGGGGGTAGTCGGGCCCCCAGCCCTTGACGAAGCTCAGCCGCAGGATGCACAACCGCCGCAGGTCGTCCACGCCGATCCCCGCCGCCGCCGACAGCCCTGCCCGGGACAGACGCGGCCGTGGGGGAGGGATCCCCATGGCCACGGGGGTCTGGTCCCACCCGCGGGGGCTCACTCACCCACGGCCGGCGCGATGCCTCCCACCGAGCCGGGACCCGGGATGTTGCCGGCCACGGCGGCAGCCTGAGCGGCGGCTGCGGCCTGGGCCGTGGCTGCTTGCTGCTGCATCTGGCGGTGGCACTGGCGCAGGTCAAATACCTGGGGACAACGTGGGGGGACCCCTCAGTAGGGCAGTGTGGGAGAGGGATGCCCCGAGGAACCCCTTCAGCATGGGCATAGGCGTCCCTGCATCCCTGGGGTCCGTCTGTTGACCCCCAGCGTGGGTGACCCATTGCCCAGGACCCCCTTTAATGTGGGCACAGGGGTCCCTCCATCCTCTGGGGTCCATCTGTTGACCCCCAACATGGGTGACCCATTGCCCAGGACCCTCTTTAACATGGACATGGGGGTTCCTCCATCCTCTGGGGTCCCTCCGTTGCCCCCCAACATGGGTGACCCATTGCCCAGGACCCCCTTTAACATGGACATGGGGGTTCCTCCATCCTCTGGGGTCCCTCCGTTGCCCCCCAACATGGGTGACCCATTGCCCAGGACCCCCTTTAACATGGACATGGGGGTTCCTCCATCCTCTGGGGTCCCTCCGTTGCCCCCCAACATGGGTGACCCATTGCCCAGGACCCCCTTTAACATGGACATGGGGGTTCCTCCATCCTCTGGGGTCCCTCTGTTGTCCCCCAACATGGGTGACCCATTGCCCAGGACCCCCTTTAATGTGGGCACGGGGGTCCCCCCACCTCTGGTCCCTCCACGCCCCCTCCAGCATGGGGCCCCTTTGCCCGGGACCCCCTTTAACATGGACACGGGGCTCCCTCCACCCCTGGTACCCCTCCCTCCTGGGGATGCGGGGTCCCCCCTTTTCCCCCGGGGACCCCCCACCTTGATGTAGGCACCGGGGTAGATCTTGTGCACGGCGTCCCCGGGGGCTCTCCCGGCCTCTCGGTCCAGGTAGTAGCTCTGCACGAAGACGGCGTGGTCGCTCAGGCACCGCATCCACACGTCGCCCTCGCCGCGGCACTCCAGCTGAACGCCCTTCCCGATGTGCAGCCTGGCCCGCAGAGACCGTCAGCACCGGCTCCCCCCCTGCAGCATCCCCGGctgcccccaaaacccccattaGCCCCACCGTATCCCCCCACCTGCCCTGTACTTCCCTCATTTTCCCTCTAGACCCCCCTTCTGCCCCGGACATTGCCCGATTCCCCCACTAtgtcccccccctgccccatcaTCCCCCAGTTTCCTCCTATATCCCCCCACCTGCCCCATATATCCCCATTTTCCCCCTATATGTGCCCCATATATCCCCCAATGGCCCCCAATATCCCCCCACCTGCCCCATATATCCCCATTTGCCCCCTATATGTGCCCCATATATCCCCCAATGGCCCCCAATATCCCCCCACCTGCCCCATATATCCCCATTTGCCCCTATATCCCCCTTCCACCCCATCATCCCCCATTGCCCCCTGTATCCCCCGTTGCTCCCTGTATCACCCCCCTTGCCCCACATATTTTGCCCCCTATATCCCCCTTCCACCCATCACCTCCCAGTTGCTCCCTATATCCATTTGCCCCTATATCCCCCCACCTGCCCCCTATATTCCCCATTTGCCCCCATATCCCCCACCTGCCCCATATATCCATTTGCCCCCTACACTCCCCATTTGCCGCCATATCCCCCACCCGCCCCATATATCCCCCATTTGCCCCCTATATTCCTCCACCTGCCCCATATATCCCCCACCTGCTCCATATATCCCCCAGTTGCCCCCTATATCCACCAGTTTCCCCCTGTATCACCCCTGCACCCCCACGTACCCTTTTGCCCCCCATCTCCCCTTTCTGCCCCACGCCTCACCCCCCCATTGCCCCCCTCCCCATTTACCCCATCCATTCCTTCACCCCCATGCACACCTGTACCCCCACACCCACCCTGCACCCCGTCATTGCCCctgtgtgtcgtcccccccccttgccccccgcCCCACCGGGCCCGCTCGCTGGCGTCGGTGCGGTGGACGTTGGAGAGCTGCCCCAGGCAGAAGCGATCCCCCCCCGAGGGATCCACGTAACCGTCCACGACGACCACGGGGCAGCTGGACGGCACCTTGAAGATCTCCCCCACCTGCACGTCCATCTCGAAGTAGGCGATGGAGCACCAGAACTCTGGCCCTGGAGTGGGGGGACACATGGACAGGGGGGGTCAGCGCACCCAtggcttggggaggggggtgatCACCGGGGTGCTAATCAGGGTGGGGGGCACTTACCGGGGTGGGTGGACACTGGTTGCTGGTACGGCCCGGAGTTATGGTGTGGGGGCCCTGGGGAGGGGCAGAGACGGGCTCAGCGCAGCGAAGGGGCTGGCACCTTGCAGATGACCCCCCTGCAGTCCCCCCCAAACCTACAGTAGTGACTGGGGTGGTGGagtgggggctgcggggggctccGACTGTTGGGTTGTGGCGGGGGGGTGGGCTGCGCCCCCCCCAGACTCGGCGTGTAGACGGCAGCACCGGTCCAGCTCGCTGGTGAACCTGGGGCAGGAAAgagggtgtggggtgggggggtccccgggtGGGGCCCCCGCTGGATGTGGGGTGTCCCTGGTACTCACTGTGGTAGGGCGGCTTGGGGTAGCCGTTCTGCGgggggggctgcgccggggcggccggcggcggcgtgGGGCAGGAGATCTGCAGCAGCCCCTCGCCGTGGGGCAGCGAGAGCAGGGAGCCGCCGGGAGCcactggggggggacacacacgacACATGAGGTGGGGGGAGGCTCAGGTTGATGCCCCCCCAAACCCTTCCCAAGGGATGGGGACGGGGGTTAACGGGGGGGGGTCTCACCTGGGGGTGACATGGGCAGCGCAGGGTAGAGGCTCCCGGGGACGCGGGGGGActcggggagctggagggggggCGGCAGCTGGCGGTAGGGCTCGGGGGGGGGCAGACGCGGCGCCCGCTTGGCCCCCTGCTCCCGGCCGGGCGGCACCTCCATCTGCACACAGTCATGGACAAACTCCTCCTTCACCAGGCgcgtggggggcactggggagggggggggacacacaccggAGACCATGGGGGGGCACGGGGACCCGCTGCGGGGGGGGGTGCTGGCTCTGGGGGTGCTCCCCGCCGGCCCTGTGCTGGGGTCTCACCTGTGCTCTGGATGCTCAGACCTGTCAGGGGAGagatggggtgcagggggggggcgttatgggtgctggtggggggagTTGGgggtcccccgtgtcccccccaccccccgggggTCCCAGCAGTGGCAGTGAGGCTGGCTCACCAATGGCAGGGGCCACCACACGCTCGTAGTGGTAGGGGTTGACGCAGACGCTGTCGTACTTGAGGTCGAAGGCGAATTGGCAAAATTTGACGTGTTTCAGCTCGTTTTTGTGGAGGTCGGGCCAGCGCCAGAGCCGGGCGTAGATGACGTGGGGGAACCCCTTCCTGCCAGCCACCtgcgggacacacacacacacacacagggcgGGGACACCGGGGTGACAAGGTGGGGTGCAGGGATGGTCCCCCCTGTACCCCCCGCCACGCTGACTGCACCCAGCCTGGATGCTGgacccccccagcatcccccccccaGCGCAGGGGGCTGGCGCCAGGCCGGGACCCCGCGGCGGTTGGGGGGCTCCCCCTGCGCCTCCCCGGCTCCAGACATAACAACCCCCCACTTCCCCCCCTCTCCGCGGCTTGCAGGCTGCCAGACAGTGACTCATCCCGGGAAGGGGGGGCAGAGTCGCCGGGGGATGCCAGCgccaggggtggggagggggggggatgcaggcaggggccAACGCTGCCTGCGGCTGCCCCTGCCTGGATGCATCTGCCTCAAGAGGTTGGGGACATCtgcctgtcccctgtcccctgcccctgTCCCCCCATCTCCGGGGCAGCCGCTGCTGTGTGTGGGTGCGAGCCCAGACACTGAAGTCAGCGTGGCTCCCAGCCCGGAGCCACAGGCTCGACGCGGTGGGGGTCCCTCTGTGCGCCCCTCCCAGGGGTGGGGGGTCCCGGACCCCTCCACTGGGCCCCTCGCTGCCTGTACGCCTGGGTCCCTCCAGgttggggagggctggggggtcTTAGGGCACCA is part of the Strix aluco isolate bStrAlu1 chromosome 30, bStrAlu1.hap1, whole genome shotgun sequence genome and harbors:
- the LOC141916593 gene encoding mothers against decapentaplegic homolog 4-like isoform X1 yields the protein MSLGAPTSSDACLSIVHSLMCHRQGGENETFAKRAIESLVKKLKEKKDELDSLIAAITTNGAHPSKCVTIQRTLDGRLQVAGRKGFPHVIYARLWRWPDLHKNELKHVKFCQFAFDLKYDSVCVNPYHYERVVAPAIGLSIQSTVPPTRLVKEEFVHDCVQMEVPPGREQGAKRAPRLPPPEPYRQLPPPLQLPESPRVPGSLYPALPMSPPVAPGGSLLSLPHGEGLLQISCPTPPPAAPAQPPPQNGYPKPPYHSSPASWTGAAVYTPSLGGAQPTPPPQPNSRSPPQPPLHHPSHYWPPHHNSGPYQQPVSTHPGPEFWCSIAYFEMDVQVGEIFKVPSSCPVVVVDGYVDPSGGDRFCLGQLSNVHRTDASERARLHIGKGVQLECRGEGDVWMRCLSDHAVFVQSYYLDREAGRAPGDAVHKIYPGAYIKVFDLRQCHRQMQQQAATAQAAAAAQAAAVAGNIPGPGSVGGIAPAVGLSAAAGIGVDDLRRLCILRLSFVKGWGPDYPRQSIKHTPCWIEVHLHRALQLLDEVLHTMPAAEPGPLG
- the LOC141916593 gene encoding mothers against decapentaplegic homolog 4-like isoform X2, with protein sequence MSLGAPTSSDACLSIVHSLMCHRQGGENETFAKRAIESLVKKLKEKKDELDSLIAAITTNGAHPSKCVTIQRTLDGRLQVAGRKGFPHVIYARLWRWPDLHKNELKHVKFCQFAFDLKYDSVCVNPYHYERVVAPAIVAPGGSLLSLPHGEGLLQISCPTPPPAAPAQPPPQNGYPKPPYHSSPASWTGAAVYTPSLGGAQPTPPPQPNSRSPPQPPLHHPSHYWPPHHNSGPYQQPVSTHPGPEFWCSIAYFEMDVQVGEIFKVPSSCPVVVVDGYVDPSGGDRFCLGQLSNVHRTDASERARLHIGKGVQLECRGEGDVWMRCLSDHAVFVQSYYLDREAGRAPGDAVHKIYPGAYIKVFDLRQCHRQMQQQAATAQAAAAAQAAAVAGNIPGPGSVGGIAPAVGLSAAAGIGVDDLRRLCILRLSFVKGWGPDYPRQSIKHTPCWIEVHLHRALQLLDEVLHTMPAAEPGPLG
- the LOC141916593 gene encoding mothers against decapentaplegic homolog 4-like isoform X3 — encoded protein: MSLGAPTSSDACLSIVHSLMCHRQGGENETFAKRAIESLVKKLKEKKDELDSLIAAITTNGAHPSKCVTIQRTLDGRLQVAGRKGFPHVIYARLWRWPDLHKNELKHVKFCQFAFDLKYDSVCVNPYHYERVVAPAIGLSIQSTVPPTRLVKEEFVHDCVQMEVPPGREQGAKRAPRLPPPEPYRQLPPPLQLPESPRVPGSLYPALPMSPPVAPGGSLLSLPHGEGLLQISCPTPPPAAPAQPPPQNGYPKPPYHSSPASWTGAAVYTPSLGGAQPTPPPQPNSRSPPQPPLHHPSHYWPPHHNSGPYQQPVSTHPGPEFWCSIAYFEMDVQVGEIFKVPSSCPVVVVDGYVDPSGGDRFCLGQLSNVHRTDASERARATTWTERPGEPPGTPCTRSTPVPTSRYLTCASATARCSSKQPRPRPQPPLRLPPWPATSRVPARWEASRRPWGCRRRRGSAWTTCGGCASCG